One Brassica napus cultivar Da-Ae chromosome C4, Da-Ae, whole genome shotgun sequence genomic region harbors:
- the LOC125586044 gene encoding glutathione S-transferase T3-like: MGVMNASVRSSQLPRQTSSFCEVSTIARRERKKWTVTDDLVLISAWLNTSKDPVVGNEQKACAFWQRIAVYFAASPKVKRGETQEAIQCKQKWQKMNDLVCKFCGAYAAATRQKTSGQNEADTVKLAHEIFYNDHKIKFNLHHAWEELRNDQKWCEIASSKIDGSGKKRKYDDGAQSESSQATSNLGDQPTNRPPGVKAGKGASGKRSIADHQAVTHFQTMCSIKEKDLAVKEKDLAVKERVSKMSLLDSLISKKDSLSEAEKALKQKLLTEMLISGFSGNVATARSQVSVGMDLLTGSTVMIPTVICGTCTVVGKCNICETMASVLDTFDALMRCTETALVACF; encoded by the exons ATGGGTGTGATGAATGCTTCTGTTAG ATCATCACAACTCCCTAGGCAAACTTCAAGCTTCTGTGAAGTCTCAACGATAGCGcgtagagaaagaaagaaatggacAGTCACTGATGATCTTGTGCTCATTAGCGCATGGCTAAACACGAGCAAAGACCCTGTGGTGGGCAATGAGCAGAAAGCATGTGCATTCTGGCAGCGCATTGCAGTGTACTTTGCAGCAAGTCCGAAGGTGAAAAGAGGTGAAACCCAAGAGGCCATTCAGTGCAAGCAAAAGTGGCAGAAGATGAATGATCTTGTGTGCAAGTTTTGTGGAGCTTATGCGGCTGCAACAAGGCAGAAAACAAGTGGCCAGAACGAGGCTGATACTGTTAAACTTGCACACGAAATCTTCTACAATGATCACAAGATTAAATTTAATCTTCACCATGCTTGGGAGGAGCTAAGGAATGACCAGAAATGGTGTGAAATTGCTagttccaagattgatggaagcgGAAAGAAGAGAAAGTATGACGATGGAGCACAATCTGAAAGCTCTCAAGCAACTTCCAATCTCGGAGATCAACCAACGAACCGTCCTCCTGGTGTCAAGGCTGGGAAAGGAGCATCTGGTAAGAGAAGTATAGCGGATCACCAGGCTGTCACTCACTTTCAGACCATGTGTTCTATTAAGGAGAAAGATTTGGCAGTTAAGGAGAAAGATTTGGCGGTTAAGGAGAGAGTTTCGAAGATGTCTTTGCTTGACAGTCTCATTTCCAAAAAAGATTCACTTTCTGAAGCTGAAAAAGCTCTAAAGCAGAAGTTACTAACGGAGATGCTTA TCTCTGGATTTTCTGGAAATGTGGCAACTGCGCGAAGCCAAGTCTCTGTGGGAATGGATTTGCTCACTGGCTCTACCGTTATGATTCCTACTGTTATTTGTGGAACTTGCACGGTTGTTGGCAAGTGTAACATTTGTGAAACTATGGCAAGTGTTCTTGATACTTTTGATGCGCTCATGCGGTGTACTGAGACGGCGTTGGTAGCGTGTTTCTGA
- the LOC111213212 gene encoding uncharacterized protein LOC111213212 produces MEKQRSHPFVCIPMFKQVEQAQRQGLQVRESCGEKELISTHTVVQIEALQREVKSPFSPEVVLGKEACPKIDPETALNKFHCAHEPSEDRYPEIRCTKKHNKCFKSWKFKFKRRNMGKERQKKHVQYTASQEEHRGCWLQRRKEKQFLKSCQWKYKSEMTKLTLHDQFLCFEMVNSERVDWLQNITSPLLLKYKVQMGCTHVKKNKGMCYVLKNSSDALVSISGKGDAGLIKRSDVSLRNKEMGVSRGTLCSRRQFLARRTDHTVQKERHHQEKLYVAGSFKFTQRSYAPEKLNDLPLNQLGCYFAVVVKEDYFAVSCWGQNRSRRNQCLKVRKNRHERFYEK; encoded by the coding sequence ATGGAAAAACAGAGATCACATCCTTTTGTTTGTATTCCAATGTTTAAGCAAGTGGAGCAAGCACAACGTCAGGGACTTCAGGTGCGAGAATCATGTGGAGAGAAAGAATTGATTTCAACACATACTGTGGTTCAGATTGAAGCGCTCCAAAGAGAGGTCAAGAGTCCATTTTCACCAGAAGTGGTGTTAGGGAAGGAAGCATGTCCTAAGATTGATCCGGAGACAGctttgaataaatttcattGCGCACACGAGCCGTCTGAGGACAGGTATCCAGAGATCAGATGTACTAAAAAGCACAATAAGTGTTTCAAATCTTGGAAATTCAAGTTTAAAAGGAGGAACATGGGAAAGGAGAGACAAAAGAAGCATGTCCAGTACACTGCATCTCAGGAAGAACATCGAGGGTGCTGGCTGCAAAGGAGAAAGGAGAAACAATTCTTGAAGTCTTGCCAGTGGAAGTATAAATCTGAGATGACAAAACTCACACTACACGATCAGTTTCTATGTTTCGAAATGGTGAATTCAGAAAGAGTTGATTGGCTACAGAATATAACGAGCCCATTGTTGTTGAAGTATAAGGTTCAAATGGGTTGCACACATGTGAAGAAAAACAAGGGAATGTGTTATGTTCTTAAGAATTCTTCGGATGCTTTGGTGAGTATTTCCGGTAAAGGTGATGCTGGTCTGATTAAGAGATCTGATGTTAGTCTGAGAAATAAAGAGATGGGGGTTTCTCGAGGGACTTTATGCTCTCGACGTCAGTTCCTTGCGAGAAGAACTGATCACACAGTTCAGAAGGAACGACACCACCAGGAAAAATTGTATGTGGCTGGGTCATTCAAGTTTACACAGAGGTCGTATGCACCTGAGAAGTTAAACGATTTGCCATTGAATCAACTTGGCTGTTACTTTGCTGTGGTTGTTAAGGAAGATTATTTTGCTGTGtcgtgttggggtcaaaatcggtcacgacggaatcaatgtctgaaagtccgtaaaaatcggcatgaacgtttttacgaaaaataa